Proteins encoded within one genomic window of Dyadobacter chenhuakuii:
- a CDS encoding glycoside hydrolase family 30 protein translates to MNPTNKLLPTLLLALTLTSCSSATPGTVNGPGGKAEPVAITVNPAKTFQTIDHFGASDAWSCQFVGNWPDAKRNGIADLLFSSDTLASGKPKGIGLSLWRFNIGAGTAEQGDASGIKDEWRRAESFLNDNGTYNWNKQAGQIWFLKAAKERGVNEFLAFPNSPPVQFTVNKKGYANAGQPNLTAENFNKYGEFMANVVSGVREKTGIAFNHISPVNEPQWDWSDGGQEGTPFYNNEIAGITRSLSAALLKNKLSTKIDVAEAGQIDYLYSEFNKQGRGNQIHAFFDKSSPDYIGNLPNLTQTISGHSYFTTSPYAKAASKRQEIAKALQATPGLKYWMSEYCILGDNEGEIQGSGRDLGIDAGIYIAKVIHNDLVNANASAWHWWIAISPYDYKDGLIYIDKNKTDGSYQSSKMLWALGNYSRFVRPGAVRTEVSASAASEGLLISSYKNTDNQLVTIIINDQSKATDITLNSSANKLSNVKIYKTSASADLEPVSVIAGSPVSIEAKSIVTIVGRLAQ, encoded by the coding sequence TTGAACCCAACAAACAAACTTCTCCCAACACTTCTCCTGGCCCTGACACTTACATCCTGCTCCTCAGCAACGCCGGGGACTGTTAATGGTCCTGGTGGGAAAGCGGAGCCTGTTGCTATTACGGTTAACCCGGCCAAAACTTTCCAGACGATTGACCATTTTGGAGCTTCGGATGCGTGGTCCTGCCAGTTTGTGGGCAACTGGCCGGATGCGAAACGGAATGGGATTGCCGATTTGCTTTTCAGCAGCGATACGCTTGCTAGCGGGAAGCCTAAGGGCATCGGCTTGTCATTATGGCGGTTCAACATTGGAGCCGGAACGGCTGAGCAGGGTGATGCAAGCGGGATTAAGGACGAATGGCGACGTGCTGAGTCGTTTTTGAATGACAATGGCACTTACAACTGGAACAAGCAGGCCGGGCAGATCTGGTTTCTGAAAGCTGCGAAAGAGCGTGGCGTAAACGAGTTTCTTGCATTTCCAAACAGTCCGCCGGTGCAATTTACCGTGAACAAAAAAGGTTATGCCAATGCAGGACAGCCGAATTTAACGGCCGAAAACTTTAATAAATACGGCGAATTTATGGCCAATGTCGTGAGCGGCGTGCGCGAAAAGACGGGCATTGCTTTTAACCACATCAGTCCGGTAAACGAGCCGCAGTGGGACTGGAGCGATGGCGGGCAGGAAGGGACGCCGTTTTATAACAATGAGATTGCAGGCATCACCAGATCGCTGAGTGCAGCATTGCTCAAAAATAAGCTGTCTACCAAGATCGACGTGGCCGAAGCCGGGCAGATTGATTATCTCTATTCTGAATTCAACAAGCAGGGCAGAGGTAACCAGATCCACGCGTTCTTTGATAAATCATCGCCGGATTACATTGGTAATCTGCCTAATCTGACCCAAACCATTTCCGGACACAGCTATTTTACAACTTCACCTTATGCCAAGGCTGCCTCAAAAAGACAGGAAATTGCGAAAGCATTACAAGCAACGCCGGGACTGAAATACTGGATGTCGGAATATTGTATTTTGGGAGATAATGAAGGTGAAATCCAGGGTTCGGGGCGTGACCTGGGGATCGATGCAGGAATTTACATAGCCAAAGTGATCCACAATGATCTGGTGAATGCGAATGCTTCGGCTTGGCACTGGTGGATTGCGATTTCACCCTATGATTACAAAGACGGCCTTATTTATATAGACAAAAACAAAACCGACGGCAGTTACCAGTCGTCCAAAATGCTGTGGGCATTGGGTAATTACAGCCGTTTCGTGCGTCCGGGTGCAGTAAGGACCGAAGTTTCGGCTTCTGCTGCCAGCGAAGGATTGTTGATTTCTTCGTATAAAAACACGGATAACCAGCTTGTAACAATCATCATCAATGACCAGTCCAAAGCAACGGATATTACATTGAATTCGTCGGCAAACAAGCTTTCCAACGTTAAAATCTACAAAACATCCGCCTCCGCTGACCTTGAACCCGTATCGGTTATAGCAGGAAGTCCGGTGTCGATCGAGGCAAAAAGTATTGTGACCATCGTGGGCAGGCTGGCGCAATAA
- a CDS encoding SusC/RagA family TonB-linked outer membrane protein, producing MIKSFRSKWALPGMLNETEGRMWKHIRLTLFLATIAFFGYTQVAVAQSAITVKGTVTADNGDALPGASVILKGTSTGTTTDADGKYSLNIPDANGTLVFTYIGYINQEVAVANRSEIDVKLVTNDKTLQEIVVVGYGTQKKATLTGSVSEVKGADIVKSPQPNLSNSLAGRFSGFVANNRGGEPGYDGSSYTIRGFASTGNNDVLIVVDGIPGQVGGLERLDPNDIESISILKDASAAVYGSRAANGVILVTTKRGTTGKPVISYSFNQGFSSPTRLPNLADAPTYASILNEIDYYNNPAGGMNQFYTAEEIEKFKNGSDPLNYPNTNWQKETLKSFALQNQHNLGINGGTENVKYYVSLGTIYQDGLYKNGATKYKQYNFRSNIDANVTQDFKVSLSLSGRQENRQFPISSAGNTFRSIYRAYPTVISRYPNGNYSTGVENSNPVVLGTDMGGTTSNPTSVFNGIVRASYNMPFVEGLSADGFYSVDKSFNFSKSFSTPYTLYNYNGDTGAYNAVVTGGSAGLASLTQSQLNITNITQNIRVSFLRQLGNHNVNAFVAYEQNKRNEVKFDASRINYPTVSTPELSQGGAAATDKNNSGSSYNFTRKSVIGRVAYNFSEKYLAEVQARIDGSSVFPKGKQFGFFPSISAGYRISEEDWFKNSVNFINDLKIRASYGSLGNDNVGQFQYYNNYSFVNQYVLGSNVITPGIDLTKLANPNITWEVAKKMDIGLNAVFLKNFSLEVIYFQQKRSDILAARNASIPNTSGIVNPFKTNDNTPLVPDQNIGKVNSAGFEATLGYNHSGTFRYNISGNVTYAKSKVVFIDEAPGTLDYQRQTGGPLYTNLLYNSIGIFRTQAELDAYPHLKGAQLGDLILEDYNGDGQITADDQTRTPYGNVPLLTYGLVLNGGYKAFDASVVFSGQGMVSQYVLPESGQVGNFYSSWADNRWSPDNPEGSYPRVDTRASSSINGGLYANTFWLDNASFVRLKNIEVGYTLPKDALSKIKIASLRIYASAFNLFTITGVKDYDPEGNSTSGQFYPQQRILNLGLNIKF from the coding sequence ATGATAAAATCTTTTCGAAGCAAGTGGGCTTTGCCTGGAATGCTTAACGAAACTGAGGGCAGGATGTGGAAGCATATCCGGCTGACTTTGTTCCTGGCCACTATCGCGTTTTTCGGCTACACGCAGGTTGCTGTCGCGCAGTCTGCAATCACGGTAAAAGGAACGGTTACTGCCGACAACGGCGACGCACTTCCGGGCGCCAGCGTAATCTTAAAAGGAACCTCGACAGGAACCACAACTGACGCAGACGGGAAATATTCACTCAATATTCCCGACGCCAACGGCACGCTCGTATTTACCTACATTGGCTATATCAACCAGGAAGTTGCTGTGGCTAACCGCAGTGAAATCGACGTGAAACTCGTGACCAATGACAAAACATTGCAGGAGATCGTGGTGGTAGGATACGGCACACAGAAAAAAGCAACATTGACCGGCTCGGTGTCGGAAGTAAAGGGTGCTGACATTGTGAAAAGTCCGCAGCCAAACCTTTCCAACTCACTGGCAGGTCGTTTTTCGGGTTTTGTGGCCAATAACAGGGGCGGGGAGCCGGGTTATGACGGTTCCAGCTACACCATCCGCGGTTTCGCATCCACAGGAAACAACGACGTGCTGATCGTAGTCGACGGGATTCCTGGCCAGGTGGGCGGTCTGGAACGTTTGGACCCTAATGACATTGAAAGCATTTCAATACTCAAAGACGCTTCGGCAGCTGTGTACGGAAGCCGCGCTGCGAACGGTGTGATCCTGGTTACGACCAAAAGGGGCACAACAGGCAAGCCGGTGATCTCTTACAGCTTCAACCAGGGTTTCTCATCACCAACCAGGCTTCCAAACCTGGCCGACGCCCCGACATATGCATCGATTTTGAACGAAATCGACTACTATAACAACCCTGCCGGCGGCATGAACCAGTTTTATACAGCCGAAGAAATTGAGAAGTTCAAGAACGGATCGGACCCATTGAATTACCCGAACACCAACTGGCAGAAAGAGACGCTGAAAAGTTTTGCATTGCAAAATCAGCACAATCTGGGTATCAATGGTGGAACGGAGAATGTAAAATACTATGTGTCGCTGGGGACGATTTACCAGGATGGTTTGTATAAAAACGGCGCTACGAAATACAAGCAATACAATTTCAGGTCGAACATTGACGCTAATGTAACGCAGGATTTTAAAGTAAGCCTTTCTTTATCAGGCCGTCAGGAGAACAGACAATTTCCTATTTCGTCTGCCGGTAACACTTTCCGCTCCATTTACCGCGCTTACCCAACCGTTATCTCGCGCTACCCCAACGGAAATTATTCGACAGGCGTGGAAAACAGCAATCCGGTCGTGTTAGGAACGGATATGGGTGGAACCACTAGCAACCCGACTTCGGTATTCAACGGGATCGTTCGTGCCAGTTACAACATGCCGTTTGTAGAAGGGCTGTCTGCTGATGGGTTTTACTCCGTGGATAAATCATTCAATTTTTCCAAAAGTTTCAGCACGCCTTACACGCTTTATAATTACAATGGCGACACCGGCGCTTATAATGCAGTGGTAACGGGCGGTTCTGCGGGCCTTGCCTCACTCACGCAATCGCAACTGAACATTACCAACATTACCCAGAACATCCGGGTGAGCTTTTTGAGACAACTGGGCAATCACAATGTAAATGCATTCGTCGCTTACGAGCAGAACAAGCGCAACGAAGTGAAGTTCGACGCTTCCCGCATCAACTATCCGACGGTTTCCACACCGGAACTTTCGCAGGGAGGTGCAGCCGCAACGGACAAAAACAACTCCGGAAGCAGCTATAACTTCACCCGTAAAAGTGTGATCGGGCGTGTCGCTTACAATTTCAGCGAAAAATACCTGGCCGAAGTGCAGGCGCGTATCGATGGTTCATCCGTATTTCCGAAAGGAAAGCAATTTGGCTTTTTTCCTTCTATATCAGCAGGTTACCGTATCTCGGAAGAGGATTGGTTTAAAAACAGCGTGAATTTTATCAATGATCTGAAAATCCGTGCTTCCTATGGTTCACTGGGTAATGATAATGTGGGTCAATTCCAGTATTACAACAACTACTCGTTTGTAAATCAATATGTGCTGGGTTCCAATGTGATCACGCCGGGTATCGACCTTACCAAACTTGCCAACCCGAACATTACATGGGAAGTTGCCAAGAAAATGGACATTGGTTTAAATGCAGTTTTTCTGAAAAATTTCAGTCTGGAAGTCATTTATTTCCAACAAAAAAGATCTGATATCCTTGCTGCCAGAAATGCTTCCATTCCGAACACTTCCGGTATAGTTAACCCGTTCAAAACAAATGATAATACGCCATTGGTGCCCGATCAGAACATTGGAAAAGTAAACAGCGCGGGTTTTGAGGCTACACTGGGCTATAACCATTCAGGCACATTCCGTTACAACATTTCAGGTAACGTGACTTATGCAAAAAGCAAGGTCGTGTTTATAGACGAAGCACCAGGAACATTGGATTATCAGCGTCAGACAGGCGGGCCGCTTTATACCAACCTGCTGTATAATTCAATTGGCATTTTCCGCACGCAGGCAGAACTGGACGCATATCCGCACCTTAAGGGCGCTCAACTGGGAGATTTAATCCTGGAAGATTACAACGGCGACGGCCAGATCACAGCCGACGACCAGACCCGGACACCTTACGGAAATGTGCCTTTGCTGACTTACGGATTGGTTTTGAATGGCGGTTACAAAGCGTTTGATGCATCGGTTGTTTTTTCCGGACAAGGCATGGTAAGCCAGTATGTGCTTCCCGAATCGGGCCAGGTAGGAAACTTTTACAGCAGCTGGGCCGACAACCGTTGGAGCCCTGATAACCCCGAAGGTTCTTATCCGAGAGTGGATACACGCGCTTCGTCTTCGATCAACGGTGGGCTTTATGCCAACACATTCTGGCTTGATAATGCATCCTTCGTGCGTTTGAAAAACATTGAAGTGGGTTACACATTGCCAAAAGACGCATTGTCCAAGATCAAGATAGCTTCCCTGAGAATTTATGCCAGCGCATTTAACCTGTTTACAATCACCGGTGTCAAAGATTACGATCCCGAAGGAAACAGCACGAGCGGACAATTTTATCCGCAGCAGAGGATTTTGAACCTGGGTTTGAACATTAAGTTTTAA
- a CDS encoding RagB/SusD family nutrient uptake outer membrane protein: MIKQLKNILITAVCGACGLVVVACQENFLDVVPTDRVSDASILSDSVLFEAYVINRYMGTRLTDKEAEGTLPGFGRGFEYAMWSSLTDESIYNNDDNTWVIQRGQLAPENTGIAGTLWGRSYRSIREINYALANVDKVPMSQGKKDRLKGELQFLRAFRYHDLIRNYGKVVLMGDKVTELGDDLTSQDLFNRSEIKAGVEYAVAQLDEATALLPKDNDNGSWKLGRATKGAAMALKARLLLYGASPLYNAATWAQAAAASKAVMDMNKYSLYTGGYGKIFTVADHSEIIFGRLYAQGARHVALEIANGPNSYNAWGGNVPVQNLVNDYEMMDGTRITETGTSYNPQDPYKGRDPRFYETILYNGAPYRGSTIQTFTPGGKDSKDGPSNWNTSKTGYYLKKFMNDALPIDNPWDIAGTQTWIYFRYAEILLNYAEAQNEAVGPDASVYAAINAIRRRPGVMMPVLKAGLTQAQMREKIRNERRIELAFEEHRFYDVRRWKIANVTENAPANGIEIGKSGNAFTYKVKEALTGKAFTEKQYWLPIPRAEIQASNNKLEQNPGY, translated from the coding sequence ATGATAAAGCAATTAAAAAATATACTGATCACAGCCGTTTGCGGAGCTTGCGGGCTCGTGGTTGTGGCTTGCCAGGAAAATTTCCTGGATGTGGTTCCTACCGACCGTGTTTCCGATGCATCCATCTTATCCGACTCGGTCCTTTTTGAGGCATACGTGATAAACCGTTACATGGGCACACGCCTTACTGATAAAGAAGCAGAAGGCACTTTGCCAGGTTTCGGACGCGGTTTCGAATACGCCATGTGGTCGTCCCTTACCGACGAATCAATTTACAACAACGATGACAACACCTGGGTGATCCAGCGTGGACAGCTTGCACCTGAAAACACAGGCATCGCCGGAACCCTCTGGGGCAGAAGTTACCGAAGCATTCGCGAGATCAACTATGCGCTGGCCAATGTGGACAAGGTTCCGATGAGTCAGGGTAAAAAGGACAGATTAAAAGGAGAACTCCAATTCCTGCGTGCCTTCCGCTATCACGACCTGATCCGGAACTATGGGAAAGTGGTTTTAATGGGCGATAAAGTGACAGAACTCGGCGACGACCTCACAAGCCAGGACCTTTTTAACCGCTCCGAAATCAAGGCGGGAGTTGAATATGCAGTTGCACAACTGGACGAAGCCACGGCGCTTTTGCCCAAGGACAATGACAACGGATCCTGGAAACTGGGCCGCGCTACCAAAGGAGCCGCTATGGCTTTGAAAGCGAGATTATTGCTTTACGGTGCGAGTCCTTTGTACAATGCTGCAACATGGGCGCAGGCAGCCGCCGCTTCCAAAGCAGTAATGGATATGAATAAATACAGCCTTTATACAGGCGGTTATGGCAAAATATTTACAGTAGCCGACCATTCTGAGATCATTTTCGGCCGTCTTTACGCACAGGGAGCACGCCACGTGGCGCTTGAAATTGCCAACGGCCCGAATAGCTACAATGCCTGGGGCGGCAATGTTCCGGTTCAAAACCTGGTAAATGATTACGAGATGATGGACGGGACCAGAATTACAGAAACCGGAACCAGCTATAATCCGCAAGATCCCTACAAAGGAAGAGATCCGCGTTTTTACGAAACCATTCTCTACAACGGCGCGCCCTATCGTGGAAGCACAATCCAGACCTTCACGCCGGGTGGAAAAGACAGCAAGGATGGCCCGTCCAACTGGAACACTTCCAAGACTGGTTACTATTTGAAAAAATTCATGAACGACGCCCTGCCGATTGACAATCCATGGGACATCGCCGGAACACAAACGTGGATCTACTTCCGCTACGCCGAAATCCTGCTCAACTACGCAGAAGCGCAAAACGAAGCAGTAGGCCCGGATGCATCCGTATACGCAGCCATCAACGCAATCAGACGACGCCCAGGCGTAATGATGCCCGTATTGAAAGCAGGGCTGACCCAAGCGCAGATGCGTGAAAAAATCCGTAACGAGCGCCGCATTGAGCTAGCCTTCGAAGAGCACCGCTTCTACGACGTCCGCCGCTGGAAAATTGCCAACGTAACCGAAAATGCACCAGCAAACGGCATCGAAATCGGTAAAAGCGGCAACGCCTTCACTTACAAGGTAAAGGAAGCCCTAACAGGCAAAGCATTCACCGAAAAGCAATACTGGCTGCCAATCCCAAGAGCGGAAATCCAGGCTTCGAATAATAAGCTGGAACAGAATCCTGGGTATTGA
- a CDS encoding hybrid sensor histidine kinase/response regulator transcription factor — protein sequence MKGTFLKNMISLGLFCLGMFPVLAAENGRVLRYSLKEGLSFGIVNSIVQDKQGLMWLATGDGLNRFDGTSFKVFKNSPDDKQSLSGNYVKSVFCDRDGTIWTSSRNGLNKFIAEKEIFQRHTPMPDKGVSGTDVSDISQARDGNLWISLNGAGFALFDKKAERFTYYNKQNLPKLNTNAILSAFEDSKGMLWLGTRESGIDVLEVGQNRKLSKANISLASLPATRINSIYEDHLSNIWIASAKGLILFKRNEARFYVIHLPGNHRSDIYLSLRENHRGQLLVGVQDGGLYSLDLTQLADRKPEAYSFEKVNNSQNEGITQRSVQTIYMDADRNIWLGTYGEGVYLISSIPEKFKSFEKKIQDSRAESYLRFYGMCVDKDGYLWLGTDGDGIYKTKNSGEIVKHYAVTNAPGGLSDGAVIAAHRGRDEYLWFGTYSGGLFQYDPKKDTFKQFANIPGDPTSLSKNDVRVVYEDRKRNLWVGTNGGGLALLDRQTGKFRNFVTTNSSINSNDVRAIDEDSQGNLWIGTYGGGLNYLNVSTMQFRSFFNEPGKAGYLSNRIIFSLHYDAKERLWIGSEGNGLLVYDTKNGTTKHFTEKNGLANDVIYAFQEESIDNVWFSTNKGVSRINLPSNRIDHYDQSNGLQGGQFNPNSTLYIASSNAMVFGGTEGWNLFVPTDIKPSDYKPKVMITGLQLFGQSVAVGAKKDGKVILEKQIADQEEIVLQPSQSVFTIQYTALNYAYPDRNQFAYKLEGLDQDWNYVQNERSATYRYLPPGDYVFKVKSANQDGVWFENEAGLHVRVLPPWYQTWWAYLLYMGIAALVIYYYQQYKIRQARLKYEVQMAHFETQKEKELNEKKLAFFTHISHEFRTPLTLIINPVKELLLKAENRHPDQNSLNIVYRNAKRLLSMVDQLLLFRKADREADKLNPAIQNITKLALEVFQCFTHQAEQKHINYQFISPNEDLELVADREKIEIALFNLVSNAVKYTPKNGSVTLEIIETGDQVQITVSDSGPGIPTNVGDSIFSVFHQFHDGRFPSKGGFGIGLFLTKTFIESHFGSIHYESVVGSGTVFKVLLWKAHPQLVSADLLTIVEEGNSVLLEELSEDGVMLTPSAISRHQLVVEELSSDVKTMLIVEDDADIRQYIGQAFAGKFKLLQAENGEEGILLVRKHLPDIVISDVFMDGISGIDMCSQIKSDITLSHIPVILLTASTSQESRLKGIEGGADDYISKPFDKALLMARVDAILKSRNDLQRYFYNEITLQANDSKISSEYKEFLKECIRVVENHLTDPDFSIKVLAAEIGMSHSTLYNRIKSISGQSTNSFIRFIRLRRAAQILITTDITISEVAYQVGINDIKYFREQFYKLFEMKPSEYVKKYRNPFHENFQVNRGVFQNKLDN from the coding sequence ATGAAGGGGACGTTCCTTAAAAATATGATAAGCCTGGGTTTGTTTTGCCTGGGCATGTTCCCTGTTTTAGCGGCCGAGAATGGGAGAGTGCTGCGCTATTCTCTGAAAGAAGGCTTGTCATTTGGCATAGTCAACAGCATTGTCCAGGATAAGCAGGGACTGATGTGGCTCGCAACCGGTGACGGGCTCAACCGTTTCGACGGCACATCGTTCAAAGTCTTCAAAAACAGTCCCGACGACAAGCAAAGTCTTTCCGGAAACTATGTCAAATCCGTTTTTTGCGACCGGGACGGCACCATCTGGACCAGCTCCCGCAATGGTCTTAATAAATTCATTGCCGAAAAAGAGATCTTCCAACGCCACACGCCTATGCCTGACAAGGGCGTTTCGGGCACAGACGTAAGTGATATTTCCCAGGCAAGGGACGGTAACCTATGGATTTCGCTGAATGGAGCTGGGTTTGCATTGTTTGATAAAAAAGCGGAGCGGTTCACTTATTATAACAAGCAAAATCTTCCTAAACTCAATACAAATGCCATCCTGAGTGCATTCGAGGATTCAAAAGGAATGCTGTGGCTCGGCACGCGGGAATCGGGAATTGATGTTTTGGAAGTTGGTCAAAACAGGAAGCTTTCAAAAGCGAACATAAGCCTGGCAAGTCTGCCAGCCACCCGCATTAACAGCATTTACGAGGATCATTTAAGCAACATTTGGATCGCTTCGGCCAAAGGCCTGATTCTCTTTAAGCGGAATGAAGCCAGGTTTTACGTGATCCATCTTCCTGGAAACCACCGGAGCGACATTTACCTGTCATTACGCGAAAACCACCGCGGGCAGCTGCTGGTAGGCGTTCAGGACGGCGGCCTGTACAGCCTTGACCTGACGCAATTAGCTGACCGTAAGCCGGAAGCATACTCATTTGAAAAGGTCAATAACTCACAAAACGAAGGCATCACGCAGCGTTCGGTCCAGACGATTTATATGGATGCCGATCGCAACATCTGGCTGGGAACTTATGGCGAGGGCGTTTACCTGATCAGCAGCATTCCGGAAAAGTTTAAGAGTTTTGAAAAGAAAATACAGGACTCCCGCGCTGAAAGTTACCTGCGATTTTACGGAATGTGCGTGGACAAAGATGGCTATCTGTGGCTGGGAACGGATGGAGATGGTATTTATAAAACCAAAAACTCAGGAGAAATCGTTAAACATTATGCGGTTACCAACGCCCCGGGCGGGCTGTCCGATGGTGCCGTCATAGCGGCGCATCGCGGGCGCGACGAATATCTGTGGTTCGGCACATATTCGGGCGGGCTTTTTCAGTATGATCCTAAAAAAGATACATTCAAACAGTTCGCGAACATTCCCGGGGATCCGACCAGCCTGAGTAAGAATGATGTGCGTGTCGTTTATGAAGACCGCAAACGCAACTTGTGGGTAGGCACCAATGGCGGCGGGCTGGCGCTGCTCGACCGTCAAACCGGCAAGTTCCGGAACTTCGTAACCACAAACAGCAGCATTAATTCCAATGATGTAAGGGCGATCGACGAGGATAGTCAGGGAAATCTCTGGATCGGGACCTATGGCGGCGGGCTTAACTATTTAAATGTTAGTACGATGCAGTTCAGGTCGTTTTTCAACGAGCCGGGGAAAGCAGGATATTTGTCAAACCGCATCATATTCTCGCTGCATTATGACGCCAAAGAAAGGTTATGGATCGGATCCGAAGGGAACGGACTTTTGGTTTACGACACAAAAAACGGAACAACAAAACATTTCACCGAAAAGAACGGCCTGGCGAATGATGTGATCTACGCATTTCAGGAGGAAAGCATTGATAATGTATGGTTTAGTACCAATAAGGGAGTGTCCCGGATCAATCTCCCCAGCAACCGCATCGACCATTACGACCAGAGCAACGGGTTGCAGGGCGGGCAGTTCAATCCCAATTCCACCCTCTACATTGCAAGCAGCAATGCCATGGTTTTTGGGGGCACCGAAGGGTGGAACCTCTTCGTGCCAACGGACATTAAACCATCTGACTACAAGCCGAAAGTAATGATCACCGGGCTTCAGTTATTCGGGCAAAGCGTAGCCGTGGGTGCCAAAAAAGATGGAAAGGTCATTCTGGAAAAACAGATCGCTGACCAGGAGGAGATTGTTTTACAACCCAGTCAGTCGGTTTTTACCATTCAATACACCGCATTGAACTACGCTTATCCTGACCGTAACCAATTCGCTTACAAGCTGGAAGGCCTCGATCAGGATTGGAACTATGTGCAAAACGAGCGCTCGGCGACTTACCGTTATCTTCCGCCGGGTGATTACGTGTTCAAGGTCAAATCGGCCAATCAGGATGGTGTATGGTTTGAGAATGAGGCGGGTCTGCATGTGCGCGTGCTGCCGCCGTGGTATCAGACCTGGTGGGCTTATCTGCTTTATATGGGCATCGCAGCGCTGGTGATTTACTACTACCAGCAATATAAGATCCGGCAGGCGCGCCTGAAATATGAGGTGCAGATGGCGCATTTCGAAACCCAGAAGGAGAAAGAGCTTAACGAAAAGAAGCTTGCCTTCTTTACACACATTTCCCACGAGTTCCGCACACCATTAACGCTGATTATCAACCCTGTAAAAGAGCTCTTACTCAAAGCAGAGAACCGCCATCCCGATCAAAACAGCCTCAACATTGTCTACCGGAATGCCAAACGCCTGCTGAGTATGGTGGATCAATTGCTGCTTTTCCGCAAGGCCGACCGGGAAGCAGACAAGCTGAACCCGGCCATTCAGAACATTACCAAACTGGCACTCGAAGTTTTTCAATGTTTCACCCATCAGGCTGAGCAGAAGCACATTAATTATCAGTTTATCAGCCCGAACGAAGACCTGGAACTGGTTGCAGATCGTGAAAAAATAGAAATTGCGCTTTTCAACCTCGTTTCAAATGCGGTCAAATACACGCCCAAAAACGGAAGTGTGACATTGGAAATCATTGAAACAGGCGATCAGGTGCAGATTACCGTAAGCGATTCGGGCCCGGGTATTCCTACAAATGTAGGCGACAGCATCTTCTCCGTTTTTCATCAATTCCACGATGGCCGGTTTCCTTCCAAGGGCGGTTTTGGCATTGGTTTATTTTTAACCAAAACTTTCATTGAAAGTCATTTCGGGAGCATTCATTACGAATCGGTAGTTGGCAGCGGCACTGTTTTCAAGGTTTTGCTCTGGAAAGCGCATCCGCAGTTGGTGTCCGCCGATCTGCTGACCATTGTGGAAGAAGGCAATTCTGTGTTGCTGGAAGAACTCTCGGAAGATGGCGTAATGCTCACACCATCGGCCATTTCGCGTCACCAGCTGGTGGTGGAAGAGCTGAGTTCTGATGTAAAGACCATGCTGATCGTGGAAGACGACGCGGATATCAGGCAGTATATCGGCCAGGCTTTTGCAGGAAAATTCAAGCTTTTGCAGGCGGAGAATGGGGAAGAAGGCATCCTGCTGGTTAGAAAACATTTACCCGACATTGTCATCAGCGACGTTTTCATGGATGGCATCAGCGGCATCGACATGTGCAGCCAGATCAAAAGCGACATCACATTGAGCCACATTCCCGTTATTCTGCTCACTGCCAGCACTTCTCAGGAATCGCGGCTGAAAGGCATTGAAGGCGGCGCGGACGATTACATCAGCAAGCCGTTTGACAAAGCATTACTAATGGCACGCGTGGACGCTATCCTGAAAAGCCGCAATGACCTGCAGAGATACTTTTACAATGAAATCACGTTGCAGGCCAATGACTCCAAAATCTCATCCGAGTATAAAGAATTTTTGAAAGAGTGTATCCGGGTTGTCGAGAACCATCTGACCGATCCAGACTTCTCCATTAAGGTGCTCGCCGCCGAGATCGGTATGAGCCATTCGACCTTGTATAACCGCATCAAATCCATATCCGGGCAATCCACCAACAGCTTCATCCGCTTCATCCGCCTGCGCCGCGCAGCCCAGATATTGATCACGACCGACATCACGATTTCTGAGGTGGCTTACCAGGTCGGGATCAATGATATCAAGTATTTCAGGGAGCAATTTTACAAGCTTTTCGAAATGAAGCCCTCGGAATATGTCAAAAAATACCGAAATCCGTTCCATGAGAATTTTCAGGTAAATAGGGGTGTTTTTCAAAATAAATTGGACAATTAG